ATTAAAAGCTTAACATACATTGgcgattaaaatataaaatattacaagACAAAAAgcaatgaaaatataaaatattacaagacaaaaagaaataaataatataatttaaaaaataaccaATTAGTATTATAACAAGCCTAAATTTTAGAAATACAGCCCAGCGAGAAACTAGGCCAACCTAGCTAGAAATTCGGCCTGCATCAAACAAGACTTACTTTCTAACTTAATATCAAAACCATTATTTTGGTTTTCAATTATTTCCAACACTTTAATTCttaggattttaattttttcatcccACTATTTACATAGTATTTTTGACCCTACTATGTTAAAAGAATTTTAAGGATATTTAAGGTTATACCTCTAAGAAACAATTTAAAGTCTTAGACGAGACGActtcataatgagaccgtcaatttgggccggCCTAATTCGCCATGTAACAACCTGagcattttttcattttctgggcatttttcaattttgatcttaaaagtattaattttaaaattgatacctttaaggtctaaattgataaatgcctagaaaattgaaatattgTCACACACACGAATTGGGTCGGCCCTAGTTGACAGTCTCAttgtccaagtttttgtgttaagaataatataaatagatattaaattttaataagttgAACTTAAAAAACATCTCTTAAATAGACGAACTGTTTAGACACCAGCTGACACATAATTTGGCAGTAGGAAATTAGGCCTTGATATTGGTAATGCACTAAGATAGGggcttttaaataaaatattaattacatcGTGCAAACATTAAGGCAGAATTGGATAATTTAGTTTATACCTAGTATATaaagaataaaatgaaaaagtgtTATAACTTGTGGGGATAGCTCAGTTGGGAAACATCAAACTGAAGATTTGAAGGTCGTGTGTTTGATTTAAACTCACtgcattttttgtttttatattcattaaaacttttaatttttttgttattgatttaCATTTATAAGTATTTTTCCTACTAACATGATATTTGACAAACATCTAAaataaattgttgtatgagacggtctcatcgaAAGACACTCCTCATATTTAGGTTAAATAGTCGATCTAAAATATAttgtgaaaatataaattttttatttaaggtcGTTTTATCAAAAATCGGtatttcacaaaaatagttCAACATTTAAATGTGAAGAAGACCGAAAAGGAAAGATTATGAGAGATAAAATATTAAGAGtcaacctcttttatttatttgatttttcttcAACACGTTATGACTTCTGTCTTATAATCTTTTGTTAATATGAGCATTAGTAGctgaacaacaataaaaatagtcCATACATATTAGGAGTAATTTAATTTATGCATAAAAAACTTGTAATGGTtaatattagaatatataacatatcctaaggCCTAAAttatcagcttaaatttttagttgagttggttattCGACATGATATCAAAAATCAACGTGACAAGAGATCataggttcgaatctcaaccaccccttatttaagtggaatatttagtacCAGGAGAGcctgtgctgcatccacacttctagccaaaAGGCTCTCGTGTGACGATATATTGTTATATACTATAACAGTTAATTACTTGTAGAAGACTAAGTAACCACTAGTTTAATAAGGAGAATCCGATTTTGTTTTAGTTAAAGCTTGGAATAAGTACCATTTTTTTGGGCaaaattctaaatttaattCTTACATAGCCCCATTCCCTTAGTTGCCCATTCCCTCATTATATTATATCTCATTCTTAATAACGCAAATTCACgtgagagatcatctctaattacgtcgatctaaaaaaaaaaatgataaataagaGTAGAGTAGGCATTAAGTTTCAATGGGCCGGATCTAAAAGATGTCTTTAAATCAAACATAATTATAAACTTTTGTCGATTCGTATATGCAAAAAAAGTTAGTTGTAAGCTCTTATTTGTTACAGTGCTTGCACTGGACTTAAAAGATTCCATATAAATTTACTAAAGACGATATTAAATGTTTTAATGTTCATATTCAAACTATTTTAATGAACATTTCTAAATATAAAAgggagttactaaatttcgccacccctttttattttttcgccatCCCGTcctcttgaaattacgtatttgctcctaaagtttaaaaaattacaaaattaccactccctacaaatttcttatttataataataataataataacaataataatatcaataacaacaataataataataattaacttttttatattcttcaaaaaaaatataaataaaattaataataataacagtaataataataataataataacaacaataataaaattaaaaataatatttattcaaaaaggaaaaaaaattgaatcgcccagaaccAGGTGATTGGACCCGGGTTCAATCGCCCaaaaagtggcgattgaaccggggtccaatcgcccggttcAGGGcgattcagttttttttttcctttttgaataataataattatttttaattttattattattattattattattattattattattattattattattattattattattattattactgttattattattaattttatttatattctttttgaagaatataaaaaagttaattattattattattgttgttattgatattattattattattattattattattataaataagaaatttgtagggagtggcaattttataattttttaaacttcaggggCAAATATGTAATTTTAAGGGGAGAGGAAtgacgaaaaaataaaaaggatggcgAAGTTTAAGGATTGGGATATAAAATCACTAACAATATCTCACTTTGAACATTGTTCatactattattttttgtatACATAAATGCACTCTAATTAATATATAGCAAgatgaatgtttttttttaatttaaaatttgactCTATTGAAACAAAACCAACATCACCTTTTGCCTAGTGAATTTTAAGTTATTGGAATTCACTAAATTTGTTCGAATATTATAGTCTCGTAGATATTGATATTTTGGTATTTGTAATACGCAAAAAATTATTTGAGACTGTAAATCATAAATGATCTAAAATTTAAGACTATAATTCataaattattctagataataactcaaaatagaaaattttaatcaatttcaatttttattctAAAACTTATCAATAAAATGTAGTATTTTTTATATCACAAACAGTTTGTGATCGTCCAAGAATTAGCTATTGGCcattaattaacaattaattcaTCATCAATTAGTCCTTTGTCTaacttttttgttatatattttcaccataaaaccttttaaaaaaaCATCCTAAACTGTTTATTTTTGAACTAattttgcatatatatatatatatatatatatatatatatatatatatatatatatatatatatatatatatatatatatatatatatatatacacacacacgtgTGTGTGGggaagaagttcaagtgagaaccatccttatatgagaaccgtgaaaaTCAATCCGCttgacaaaaaagtgttactttttattataaaggtgttacttttaggtaaaaaagtgttacttttttttttaaaaaagatacttttaggcaaataagtgttactttaaaaaaaattctgaaaataaCTCACAAAAAGGGGTTACTTTTCAAAAAAACGTATtcctttgtatttatatttttttctgaaagtaacacttttttttgctaaaaagtaccacattttttaaaaaataaagtaacattttttgtgTGCAAAAGTAACAGATTTTTATTGGAGATTTTGATTCTCATAAATTTCATATAAGCTTGATTCACTCTAAAATTTTAGTATAAGGATTACAATCTTTATAGTTTATAACGCCTTTTATCAGGCAAAATTACTATAAATAGTAGCATAAATGTCTCATGATGAATaacaaattaacacataatgGACAATTGGTAATTTTTTGATTGGAGTAATTGGTAATTGGTTCACTAGATACCAACTAATAAAAATGGCCActacattaataaaataaaataaaaatgaaattttattccaataaATTAGTAATATATTACCCACTACCTCCTCTTCTCCAAATTTTCTTATCTGCAAAAACAAAGAAGACTCTGATATAAAATAAACGCCCAACATAATCCTCAAATCTCTAACTACTATAAAAGACTAATTCAATTCCTTTTCTATTCGGTCATCACAAATCtatcaaaccctaatttcatcAAATCCCATTAAATCAAACCCTCcaaaatttagggtttgaaatTTTCTCAAATGAAGGTTCATCCAGTTCCTAAGAAGCGAAACATAACAGTTTCGGTAACAACATCACCTTCATGTAGAGGTCAAAAGAAGCTTCGACGACTCCCTCACATCTTCCCGAAGGTTCTAGAACTACCCTTTTGTTCCGACGCTGATGTAGATATTCAAGAAACCGTTGATTTCTTGAAATTTACGGTTTTTGATACGGATATGGGATCCGATGTGGTCGCCGACGCGGTGGAGATTTATCCAGGTGTCACGAAATTAGTGGTTAGAAGGAGTAATTCCGTTGATGCTGACGTGGTGGCGATGACTGGGCTTGAGATTGATTTATGGCGGTTTAGATTGCCAGAGTGTACTCGTCCGGAGCTGGCAACTGCCACGTATGACGGTGGTGATTTGGTGGTGGTTGTTCCGAAAGATGATGTTGAAGAGAGAGAACTTGTTTGGGGTGAGAGTAATCTTGTTCTTGTACAGTGAAcaaaaaaataagcttgaaaaagaattgaGCTCTTTTTAATCTTGTTTTGGTTAGtttttttctccctcttttgatgttctttttgttgaattttatgtAATGTGATAAAAAGTATGgaactttttatgattttaatttagttaataaaTGTTGGCAATCAATGGCGAATCCAATATTAGTGTAGGAGGGGCCGAAGCCGAACCTTAtattttacgcaattcaatTTGCAAATGATCCGGGTCTAGATTCCCCGTTGGTAATTGATGGTAATTTGTGACTTTTTGGGATATGTGGTTTACttcaagaaacaaaataaatcaatatgGAGAATTGTGGCTTATTCCCTTTtggaatatatattttaaagtcTAGCTTTTTAGCGTAAAATGTTATTAATAGTTGGCACATCATTCCAATGATGATGTTACGTTGTTGGGCAGCTTAAGGTAAATTAATGAAATGGTAATAATAGTAGTTTGTTACTGTTATTTGGCCTTTTTTTAGAGCCCACAAACAGTGATATTAATACTAAGGTGTtttagctcttacaatttgatGTTACTTTTGGGGAGATTAGAGTTCAGCATTGGACACTGGTCCTATAATCCTGCAACATTTGATTCCCCCTACTTGAGAGAAGgatttataacttttaaaacaTAACGGGGTAAGTCCCGTCACTCGGCCGTGAAAACCTGTATGATCACTTTGCGTATTTTTGCGTGTTGTTGTTGTGGTGGTTTTCAGATTCTTTGCGACTACCATTATCTAGTGTGGACTGTTTAAACGGAATCTTATGCCTTAATTTCAGTCGTAACATGATGATTTTCGGGTTTATGCGTTTCAAATCATTTGTACTTTCATAGTTTTGTGAAGTTTTAGATGATATTTGTATCAAAggttaataaaaaaactaaattcttTGGTATTACATAGTGTAAAGTTGTAGACATCCGATACTCCAAAGCACAACTAAGCAATAGCCACTAGAATGTTTTTGAGATGTAGAAGAGTGGTGATTTCCAATAGGAATAGTTTTAGGTTAGATGCTGTTTAGTGTTTACCTATATTTAGTAGATAGGGTCAGCTTTTCGATTAGATGCTATTCCTTGTTGGAATTTCTTCTTTGTTTCGCTATCAACGTCTAATGTCTTCTGCTTGTAAGTATTGCTGTATATGATCAAAAAACACTGTAAGCTTTTGTTATGATTTTTCCTTATGGTAAGATGTAAGATTCTTTTTATAGAATTTGTTCTCTTTTTCTTGCTTGTAAGCTGTAACATAGAAGTGTCATACTTGTGTGTTCATGAAATTTGTTCTTTTCCTCTGTTTCTGTGTTTGTTAGACTGATTTACCAAGTCTTTGAAGATGCACAAGAAGAAAATTACCCTGAAATGTACTCTAGTGTTAATTTGATTGATGGGTGTCTCCATAGATTCGAATTTTGTTTATGGGTATTGTCTGCCATGTGTTCTAGATGCTACGGAATATTAGAAACACAAAAGTGGTGTTTCTATATGAGCTCAACT
This Amaranthus tricolor cultivar Red isolate AtriRed21 chromosome 13, ASM2621246v1, whole genome shotgun sequence DNA region includes the following protein-coding sequences:
- the LOC130798507 gene encoding uncharacterized protein LOC130798507 produces the protein MKVHPVPKKRNITVSVTTSPSCRGQKKLRRLPHIFPKVLELPFCSDADVDIQETVDFLKFTVFDTDMGSDVVADAVEIYPGVTKLVVRRSNSVDADVVAMTGLEIDLWRFRLPECTRPELATATYDGGDLVVVVPKDDVEERELVWGESNLVLVQ